Sequence from the Platichthys flesus chromosome 2, fPlaFle2.1, whole genome shotgun sequence genome:
AAAACTTTGATGATCATACTAAAAATACTAAGAATTACTAAAAATACTGAGACAATAAAAggtcattttgtttttgatatGCCAGTCTGTAATTATATGTTAGGTACTACCACACCCCATTTGAACAATATGCAAACACAAACCGGAAGCATTTTACGATCTGACCCTCTTAACTGGCCTGGATTGGCACAACAAGgagtaaagtttaaaaaataaatccagtCTGCACACCGGTTCTGATCAGCCAGTAACCTGCAGTTCTTCAGGTTAAACTTATCAAAGCCAAGCCTACACTAAGCCATTGCGTGTGTGGCTGGATCATGTGACTTGACTCAGCTGTGTCTAGAAATTAGGCTTCAGATCGGGATCCAATTCAAAAATCAATTACCACAGTCGTTCCTCGATAGGGGAGAAACAAACGGTTCATTCATGGAAATAGACAAAATTCTCTTCATAAATGACCACctgttttaaagcattttaCCATCTCATTCTCTATGCTGGCCTGGTTTGAGTCAACAAGCAGGAACAAtctaaaaacaaattcagtctGCACACTGAATCTGATCAGCCAGTAACCTGCAGGTCTTCACAGCCTGTTGATAAGCCAAGCCTACAGGAAGCCATCTCTTGTGCCAACATACAAATAGCTGAGGGCAATTATTTTGGGCTTGGCTGatccacacaacaacacatgctTTTTGGTGAGATGTATAACGAgtaacatttttattaacaCATAAATATTATGTATGCATGTTTAGCATGAGCAAACTACATGcgaaatatataaacaaatgttaaagcattcaaaaatttgaattaaatcaaatttttgTTTGAATcgaataatacaatttaaaactaaaaaatgtgttcattatCAAACCACATAAGAATCGCCAAGATAtgattcaacaaaaaaaagataagagACCACCAGATTCCTCCTGGCCTGCGTGATGGTGTTTACAATAGCAGCGTAACTACTTAACTACTCTTACTGACAGACTAAACACCAACATGCCTGATATTGATGCACTTGCACACTGTATTGAAAACAAACTTGCTCATGCTAGACCACACAACTTCCTGTCAGACTGGAAAACTGTGTAAGTTTAATAGTGAGACACCACAGTGCTGCTGATCTTACATGAGTGAGACCATTACAAAGAAAGATGAATACAACGTGTGAAACTTTGACTTTGGTTGAAAGTATATTATCTTAGAAACATAGGGCTGATAACGGTCAACACTGTCATATACTGACATGAATTTGTTGTTAGTTGTCGACTTAAGAGCTTTTTTGTGTTACTGAGACTAAAACTCTGAACATGCATGGCTGAAATAATCCAGTTACTTCTACAATTTTTCATGTAATCCCTGAGTCATATAGAACAGAGGGAAACATTTTAATCTCAGAGATGAGTTTCATGCATGTACAACTACACCTGTCGTACCAACTGGATGGTTAAGTTTTCTTTAATGGCTTGAGTCTGCCCTCATATCACATTTTATACTTGATTAAAAGGTCAAGGTGTTTTATTTCCCAAATATTTACGTAGTTACATAAAATCTTTTGGCAGTTGAATCATAGCAAACTGGATATCTAAGTTTTGCAAAAAAATATCATTTTCTCATCTTGGAACCAAACTCGCTCTGAAACTAAACTGCTATCAAATCACTGAGTTAAATGTGCATGCAAGTTATGTAAGGCTCATGTGACTTGACTGAACTGTGCCTGGAAATTAGGCTACAGATCTGGATCCAATTCAAAATTAACAATCCCAACGGATCTTCAATAGTAGAGAAACCAATGGTTCATTTGTGGAAGTTTAGTCAGAGAAATGCAAAATTTAAGAAAATAGTTGACTAACTGGGTCTGGACAGACTTTTTACTTCCTGGGTTGGGACTCCTAGTCAGAAGAGGGACAACAATGGCTGCATTAACAGCACCTTATCAATATGTAGATGATGCTGGATTAGACTCACAAATGTCCGAccacaaaaggaaaacaatgcCTTTGAAATATATGGAACCGGACTTCGTTTTCTGAACGTCCTAAGATTAAAAGTCTGACCACAACCATTTAGAATTAGAATCATAATTTTGGTCTACACTTAAGAGGCTTTTCCTCTTGTTCCAACTGACAAATATGAGTGGTGAGACGATACCCACGATAACAGCCGTAACATGGCCGGGAATAATTTGCGTATGTACTAAAAAACACTTGCAGTCAATATGTGAACCATGCAAAACCCTGGAGGAAACGATGAGTACACTGTGCAACCAGAAACCACTGTTCAAAAACAGGTTGTGGGGTAACATCCCCTTCCTCTTTAAAGCCCAAAACTTTTAACCATCCTTTGAGCgacaaaggagagaaaaaatggtgacaaagaaaaaagagataTCAGGTCACATCCTATCTTACGAGTGTGCAATGTGGGCCTTTGCCATACAGGCCCCCAGGAAGTCCACCATTGTCCTGGCTTTCCACTCAGAAGAGCTCCGATTTTAGATTGTTTATTGGTCTGTTTGGCTCACACATCACCCTAGAGTCAAATTTTGGTCTGAATGTTCAGTAGAAACTGATGGTGCATGACACAAGACTGCAGATAGTGGTGCGTATACACAGTAGGAAAAATACTCCTTTTTGCATGTATTTTACATACTAGTTTACACTCTGTGAATAGGTATGGTGTTTGAACTTATTTGTTGACCTGTTGCTTCTTGAACATACGGtacatgagaaataaaatgcACAGCCCGCCATTGCGATCATAAAGAAGCCAGTATATTTAAGGGCTTTGCAGAATAGTGGGCCAAAACTTTGTACCTCTCAACATattaaaaatgatgaaatcaaCAAAATGTCTCTAAAAAAAGATATGCATGGAAGTGTGGTGAAAATCTTGTTAAAGTAATTCAGGCACATGTCAGTCCCTTCTGTTACACATCAGGAAAAACCTAAACAAGCAGCATCTATTCTACACGTTCTTTTGTTTACATGAGCTGTGCGTTTTCGGCCTGTGCCCCAGCAAACCTTGAGATCAGTCCCTCGTCCACCATTTTTTCAAAAGGACAACAATTCAGTCGCTCATACCCCTTCCTGGTAAAACATGCAAAATAGGCTTTTACAGCTTCCTGACTTCTGCTTTCAGATGGGTCTCAAGTTATCTGATGCAGATCCAAGAAAACAATTCACCCCACAGGACCcttcatgtattttttcttttcagggaTACATCTGGCAGAAATCACATTAGTCGTCAGCCATGGTATCATTTATTTAGGCAGAACGTGTCCTTTATCTAATTTGCGTTGAGCCTTGGACACACCCTTGAACGCCCTCCTCTCCCACAGTGCATCAGAAATAAGGTCAATGCAAGATTAAATTCCTGTCTTTTTAAAGTATCTAGGCGGACATTCATAATTATCTCATTCTCTTTACTGTGCTGAGAGATTTCtagttattaattattttttaccaCTACGACCTGGTGGAGATGTGGATTAGAGACAGGATCGTCCAAAGAGAGTAATAAAATACTATAAAGACAGCCAATGGTTTTCACAAGTAGTTTTCATAATAACGACATTGTATTGTAGTGGGAGCCTAAAATGCTTTGCTAACAAACTGAGGACGTCAACGACGAAGACTAAAAGCGGATTTAAGTggattaaaatatacaaaataataataatagaaaaggAGCAATATCCATTAAAGACAACGTCGATCATTCGACCTCATATCTCCATAGACAGTTGGTCAGCGAGCACGTAGGTAACGTTATCCCCCGTTTATGTCACACAACCGCGGCTTTAAACAGGCCTAATCAACCCTGGCTCGATTACCTCACACTGGCTAAACCTGTCAAATCCCGATGGTGAAGTTTAGCCACGACGTTTTAACTGTTTCAAAAGAAAAGACGACATTCTAGTTTCTGTCTTCACGGGTCGAATCCGTGCGCAGGCTCCAGGAAGCGGATATGTCTGCGCTAATGTAAACAATCCGTGTCATATTTGTGTAAAGTTCAGCGACTGGATTTagatttcaggaaaatgtcgcCAAAGGTGACTTTTACCACAGGGTCACGTTCGACAGTTTATGAAACGGGAGAAAACTTGACCGGGACGCGAGTTTCCTCCTGAATGGACGGAGTCTGAGAGTTCCTGGGTAGCGGCTGTTAAACAAACGCAACACTCTCGCAGGCTCGGGCTGACAATTCAACTCGCAGCCGCAATCCGCCATGTTGAAAAACCTgtctaaaaacacacaactttgcctgctattaaaaaaacaacagctagCCACGGCCACACGCCACCAAAGCACGGTAACTCTCCGCTCCGGTTGCCGCTGAATGATGCGGGGAACACTCACCGGCGGCGGGCGGACTTTGCAGATGCCAGTTTTCTCTGCGATGGGTCGTATTTTGTTGATGTACGCAAACGGATCGGCGAATTCCTCCCAGCTGGGCTCAAAGACGGGGCACTCCGGGGGAGGAATGAACTCATTTTGCTGCGGCTGAGTCATGGTCGCATCTTTGTTGTGGCTCCGgctggatgtttttttattgttattgttgttgctgtcGTCGTGGGGACAGATCGCTCAGTTCATGTCCACGCTCCACTTCAATGAGCCCACGGACGAATTATCGAGTTGGAGACGAGAGCGTGACAGCCAGGGAGCGTGCACATCCGCCTCAAAAAGTAGACACCCACCAAACGAATAAGGCCACACTTTTGCTCGCCGCTGTGACGTTGGTGCATCACATTGTAAATCAGGGTTGCACATGTGAGCACTGTTAGTGTTTATAACTAATGTTTAACAGGCCCAAGTGGTGCTGGCCAAATCTGTCAGAGGAGTTGAACACATGCGAGGCTGCTTTAGAGCAGCACAACGTATTAAACGTTATTTTAATCCcatgtaaaaacaaatagaagCAAATACTTTCTGACTATATAACTCTGTAGTTGCGGGATTATAAAGCTTATTGGTTCCGTGGTTTCCTCACAGATGATCGCTCCCTGCCGGGTGAGCCTGATTCGTCTCACCCCTTCGCCCGCAACTCAATCGGTTAACAAACGGAAGAATGAGCTGTATCGGCCCCGCCCGGCTCTGTCGACATAATAGACGCGCCTGACGGGACGTCGGGTGATCCTTATCGAGCACACCCAGCAGATCTCTACGCGCTGACCGGCCCTTCGTTTTTAAATGGTCTAGAGGAGCTCGTTGATTGGTGGAGACCGTGGTCACATGGTGAGAGTTGGACTGTTTATGTTTGCACAAGaaacctttttattcatttatactGAACCAGCCCCTGAAAGCATCATGCGTAAAGCAGCTATAGCGTGTAGAGAACGTAACATGTACATGTTTTAAACGTGCTCTCTTGCAAAACCACGCGTTTAATCGTGTCGATGTGCATTACGTCACTTGCTAAATAGTGTACTAAACAATACAACTACAATCGTCACCTCATGATGTATTTCTCCACCAAACAGTCAAGTAGcattttacattcatttttGTTTCGACTCCTGGCTGTATATATATAGTGAAGTCACTGAAGGGTTTTAATCAAAGAACCTTcggtgtatttttttatttctgatataaataattgtaaaaaaaaatttgattaaataaaatgattctACTTTGTTaaactttgttgttgttgttctgttgtatttgtattgcaTTCAGAGAGAAGCAAGACACGTCTGGTGAATCATACTGTAATTCTATGATTGTATACTGTAAATTTGGCAACAtgtaattaataatattaatattataatatttattaatctTGACACAATCTCATAGATTTCACCTGTCACAGGCAGGATTTACCACCTCACTTGCTTCACTCTACATGACACGGGATAACATGTcactgttctgtgtttgttatATAACCACTTGCCTCCTCTCCAAGTGATTGAGTTATTTGTTGAACTTTTTAATCAATATGGACAAGCTAATTCTGCACATCTTTTGCATAGCCAGCATATGATAATCACTAGCAATTACATCACCCAAACTTGATGCAATCCCTTGAAGAGAATAAAACTAATATGTGATTAGTGTTATGACAAATTTCCTACtgtactttaaaaaatattccaAAGATAATGCTCGAGAAGTGTGATGGTTTGTTattctgtaaaacacacaaagagaagcacACAGCTCCACCACCCTCACTCAGCTGACTACAGGACCACTGTCACTGGCTTGGTGTGGGAGGAGCTTTTCACAGCACACTAAACAACAATGGACCAGATCATGGAGCAAATTCACCACAAAATACTGAAGGTGTGGAGATTATAAACACTTAGTTTACCTCATTATCCCCCTCCTGTCACACATACATTCTCCCTTGCACCAATATTGAACTGTTTGCATGCAACGTATTTCTTCAGTGAGCGCAGCCGCAGTAATGTGGTGCTGTGTGGTTGAAGCTGCTCTTTTCATTTGACTGTTTACTGCTACTGTTTGTGCCCTatatcatatattcatgttttttcatcaaacatTATCTACATCTCTTTATTAGTATGGCCAGTCCACACTACTGGGATCTGACACATTTGAGGGTAAATAGGTTAGAGTTCATCAAGTTCAAATTcagtaaataaagttatctaGCCAAGCCCTAAATCCTGTGACATTAATTTCCTGCATGACTGAATAGCAGACTGTTGTTGCCTAGTGCATATGGAGCAATTTGTAACAGGGTTTGGACTTGTGTCTTTCACAGTATTGTGCAAgtttacacctctcatgaactagttcaaatttcatacaagtaaacatgaatagttcacgttcatagttcaccatttaaattctgaactagttcatagttcagttcatgtcatagttttaaggtggaaagtgagaatgaaagacttaacttgttaaagaaaaccttatccatcactaccctgtctagtgcccctgagcaaggcacctttctcccccaacatctgctccccgggcgctgtacttggctgctcactgctctttgtgtcctgcaccagatgggttaaatgcagaggataaatttacctaccattgcatgagtgtgttgtgcatgctgtgcatgtgtttggtataaataaacttaTCTTAATAATAGGGTTTGTAGTCTaaagctaatgaggtgttttataaagatgtgatcgaaaacgtcagaacaagtgaatccactttatttcagcatgaacagaaaaaaaaggagtttcatttcacttcacaacagttcctcatagaagcatgctgcatacaaagagatgtataaaaacctactcattttggcagcatagtaggaacattatagactgcggttagagtcaaagatgaatcaaaaaagattaaattaacaggtgcacaattcagaaagccccgcaaagtagaggaggagaagaaagaacaatatagaggaaAGAATCACCCCAATTGTGGACatcattcatgtttatttgtgtcgacatgacatgatatgctatcagtacaggactcttttgatatattttattatatatttttattgtttttgatagcttacaaatttgtctgcctgtgtgtgcatctgtttaaagttcttggggatgcatgacagtttgtgtatgttggggggcaccaattttaaatctcgcctagggcgccaacattaCCAGGGCTGGCCctgaccagtgagctgagctcccaactacggttcggagccgagacactggccagagaagaaaacacttggaacacgttgcttgattggtctgcatatgtgtgccatgagtgatgagtgatgtagtgcgaagtcgagttagttggtttaggttatgctacatcgcggacattttacgggcactgagcaacgacatggtgaaagcattccaTTTAGACAGCaactctcctgaggagaaagtattgaaatgtcatAAGCGTTAGTGAACAGGTAGggggtggggcacgtgacaattctaggccaatggctgtagggttttgtgggatggaaggctctcattggctgatgagttggcatatcaagggtgaatgagaaaggggagtgaagaatacagtagtggatgataggagtgtcggcgttacgaacaagaagtgtgtcgtgttcgctggactttaataaagttacacataaagagagaagtttcctgtcgtctgtacgcgaggacgctacaatatgaacgtgttcaccgtttaaactcattatttgtcattgagttgcgttcagttcatcgttctcataaaggtgaacgtgttcaatgaacgcgttcttttgtgTTCGTccatgcacaacactggtctTTCAGCACTTGAGAGTTGTAAGTCCTGTAGCCACTGCCTTCTAAACCAAAAGAAATGCAGCAAACTGAATCTCAAGTGTTGAAGTTAGCATGGAATCAACTCCCTGTTGTCCTTTAGGGCAAATACATACTACCACAGACTTGACACTTTAAAACAATGAGTAACAGTTAGGGCTTCATCAATTTATTAGTTACAGATTTTAATAATCTATTTAAATAGCAACCAATTTACTtatttaaggtaaaaaaaacagggCAGTCACAAGTTTTCAGGATCATCCACCAGTCATATTTAGATTTGGTTTTGTAAGATGCACAGTCCAAAGGTATATTTAGTTCACAATGATGTTAAATAACCAACACTTACAAATCCTCATTATTTGAGACACCATAACTTCTTCTTTAATCTACTTAGAGGTTAAATCATTTATCAGAACTAGGTCTCATTTACTGCTAATTGACATTTTCAGCACACAATTTTTTGAATGCAGTGTAATGAATATTGATGTGTAAATAACTGAAAAGTCTGTCTTCTGATTTGACTCCCACTAACAACAAGACCCCAAAAAGCAACTGGTAGTTTAGTAACTGACTGGTTCCATAGCAGACAGAGTGGCCTTTATATGTCTGGCATGAATATGTATACTGCATATGTCTTtatgaatatgtatatttttgccATCCTGCATGTTTTAGTCAGTGGTAGAGGATGTTCCAAGATCATTTACAAACAACACTAATACACAACTACTCCATACGTTATTGAGCACAATTCTTGTAAACAGATATCTCAATTCCATCACCATGACTGATGAGATTAGAagactgagaaaaaaaacctgacaTTCTGCAGGAAACAGCTAGGGGACAACATCGAAACCTTcccaaaaaaatgattttattagaGCAGAATGGTCACATTGTTGtcgctgtgtgagtgtgtgtgatgtgatacGTTGCTCGGAGTCAACTCAGAGTGTAAATCCACGAAAAGTTGCATAGCCTgccaacacatttaaaaacaacaaaaagttcTTCAGGGATCATATCAGCGTTTACACTACGCATGGTTCACCCTTTCCACAGCGACGTAGTAACTTTTCTTGTCATCCAAACAGTGCCAGCCGATTGGTCCAATCTCACAATCCGCACAGATGAGATACTTAATTCTCCCCACGTCGTTGGTGAAGCCCACGTTCTCAAAAGTGTACatgtcgtccactaaccagtgGGTGGTGAGAGTGTCCCCATCCACTGAGCCCTCCGTGGTAGTGAGGCCACTCTTTTTCCGCATCGAGGGGAGGAACAGCTGGTGGGAGAAAACACAGCCTCTGTCAACATAAAAACACTTAACAGAACTCAAATGCAGGTGTTCAATTCTTGTGTTTTCTTAGCCCCGAGTGTAGATGAAACATTCAcatgtatgtgtctgtttgtctgataCAAATGTTTTAGTTGCATATGATCAatcaagagagaaaaaactgtCCTCATCAAACTTCCACCTACGTTTAAGCTCTAAACCTCCTTACTCCACACTACATATCAGTGTTTTAAGTTTTGTACCGAGTTGATCTCTCAGGTTTAAAGGAATTGTTTCCCTGTATTGCACCTTGGAACTGTGCTTCTATCAGACACATTTAATactaattattattgttgtgtgAGTCACTAGACAGGGATAATACGACTGTATCATCAGAATACGTTTAAACATATTGAGTAAAAGGAGGAGCTGAACTCACAGAACCCTTGGGGGGGCGCTCCAACATTGGTCGTGAGGGAAAATGAAAGGGTTTCATTCAACTGAACAATTCGGACTGTGTTCAAGAGGCCCAGCAAAGCATAGGTGTTATATCATACCTCTTTCTCTGCAAACACAGCCATCCCCGGGCACAGCACTTTCGATCCGCAGCGCTGACACAGCACCGACTTGCTGTTCTTACCGTCCTCAGAGACCAGGTCGGCGCGGTCCGTGCTGTCTTTGGTCTGTTCCGTGTCGTCCATCTCTGAGCGCTGACAAACAGAGGAGCACAGAGATGGTGATGATGCACTACAGACAGTGACTGCTACAGTCCGATGAGGGGCACAGACTGAGCGGACATGGAACCCTTGTAGTGCGGAAGTCATTTAGATATATGACCACATTTCAGTTTAAGTTTCATCTCATTAGCTATTAGCCTGACAGTAGCTCTGCACGCAAGCCCCGCCCCTGTCTTTTCTGCTAACATCAAAGCTAGCACTGCTTCCTCCTATTTTATAATAAATGGCTTCATTATACAAACATAGACATTAGTTATAGACccttgaaaaatatttaaacacaacGTACCTATTTGTTGAAGTATAACAAGCGGTGGCAGCGACAAATCAATCGTACGGTAGAGAGGTTTGCTACAGCTAATCTAGCATACTAGCTGATTCTGAAGTGTACCAGCCACTAAATGTTCTCGGCCAGAAACAAAGATTGTACTTAGGTTCCTGGTTAAGAAGACTCGAGAAT
This genomic interval carries:
- the rabif gene encoding guanine nucleotide exchange factor MSS4 — its product is MDDTEQTKDSTDRADLVSEDGKNSKSVLCQRCGSKVLCPGMAVFAEKELFLPSMRKKSGLTTTEGSVDGDTLTTHWLVDDMYTFENVGFTNDVGRIKYLICADCEIGPIGWHCLDDKKSYYVAVERVNHA